The Thioalkalivibrio sulfidiphilus HL-EbGr7 genome includes the window GAACAGGGTTTTCAGACATCAAGCGCAGATACAAAAAAGCCCGCACCTCTCTCGGTGCGGGCTTTTTCATGCGCTGCGTTTCAGGCGATCAGGCCGAGTGGCGGCGGCGCATGCCCATGGCCAGGGCCAGCAGGCCGATGCCCAGCAGGGCCAGGGCGCCCGGCTCGGGGACGCCGATGGGCTTGGGCGTGATCACCAGCAGGTTCTGGGACCTGTCGGAGGTCAGCACGTACATGTGGAACTGCTCGACGGTCTCACCCAGATCATTCAGCCAGCCGTTGGCGATGCCCTGAGCGCTACCGAAGGCGTTGCTGCGGAAGCTGCCGTTGGAGAGGCTGGTGTTGCTGGTGGTCTCGTTGATGATCTCCCACAGGCCCAGCTGGAAGGCCACGTTGGTGGCGGTGCTGCCCAGGCTAGTGTGGTTGTTGCCGTACAGGCTCTGAATCGCGCCCAGCTGGCTCGCAGAGAAGTAGTCGCCGGCATTGACCACGTTGTAGGTGACCGTGCTGCTGGTGTTCAGGGCAATCCCGGTCTCGATGCAGAAGGCCTCGACCCGGCCGCCCCACTCCACATCACCACTGCTGCCCAGGACATTGAATCCGAACAGGCCGGCGTTCACGTTCAGACTGCCGCTGCCACCGATGAGGTTGCCGTTGGTGTCGTACAGGGTGCCGGTCGTGGAGCCGCCGACGAAGCCGGTGTACCGAAGGTCAACGGTGTTGGCGCTGGCACTGCCGAAGGCCAAAAGACCCAGCACCAGCAGCAGAACGGCAGATATCCTGTTAACGATTTTCATATCCCTGGACCTCATTGTCGGTTTTTCTTGCACAACCGCCGTTGCAGTGTGCTCTAAGTCACAATGAAGCAGGAAGTGTGCCAGGGTTCTGGTAGCCTTATTTTGCTTGGCTTTTTGTGAGCCATGCCACGCGGACCGGGGAAGATTTGTAAGTTATTTCGACAGGATGGCGGTATGAAAGAGGCCAGGGGCGGGGCTTTCAACCCTTCTTCAGCGCCCGTTCCTTCTCCCGCTGCCAGTCCCGGTCCTTGATGGTGGCGCGCTTGTCATGTTCCTTCTTGCCCTTGGCGAGGCCGATCTCCAGCTTAGCCCGGCCGCGCTTCCAGTAGAGCGCGAGCGGGGTCAGGGTGTAGCCCTTGCGCTCCACCTGGCCGATGAGCTTGTTGAGTTCTTCCTTGTGCAGCAGCAGCTTGCGGCTGCGCATGGGGTCGGGGTGGATGTGGGTGGAGGCGGTGGGCAGGGGGCTGATGTGGGCGCCGAACAGCCAGGCCTCGCCGTCCTTGATGAGCACGTAGCTCTCGTTGAGCTGCACGCGCCCGTCTCGCAGGCTCTTGACCTCCCAGCCCTCCAGGGCGAGGCCCGCCTCGAAGCGTTCCTCGATGAAGTATTCGTGGCGCGCCTTCTTGTTGAGCGCAATGGTGCTGGTGCCCGCTTGTTTGGCCTGTTTCGACATGGGGCGGGATTATACGCGAAGGCGGGCGCGGTTGAGCGCCGGGTTGGTATTGCTCACAATAGCTGCGCCGATCAGGGAGACGCATAACGATGAGAAAAGAATCCTCCATCCACGGGCAGTGGTCGTCGAAACTGGTGTTCATCCTGGCGGCTACGGGTTCGGCCGTGGGCCTTGGCAACATCTGGCGCTTCCCCTACATCGCCGGCGAGCATGGCGGCGGGGCCTTCGTGCTGGTCTACCTGCTGTGCATCCTGCTCATCGGCCTGCCCATCATGATGGCGGAGATCCTCATCGGCCGGCGCGGGCGGCAGAGTCCCATCAACACCATGACCGCCCTGGCCCGCGAGGAGGGCCTGTCCCGAGGCTGGGGGCTGATGGGCTGGATGGGGGTGGTCGCCGGGTTCCTGATACTTTCTTATTACAGTGTGATCGCCGGCTGGGCGCTCTCCTACGTGTTCCGGGCCGGCACCGGCAGTTTCACGGGGCTGGACGCGCAGGGTGTCCAGGCCATGTTCGAGGGCCTGGTGGCGGATCCGGAGCGCCTGCTGGCCTGGCACACCGTCTTCATGTGCATGACCCTGATCGTGGTGGCCCGGGGGGTGCGCTCGGGTCTCGAACAGGCGGTGAAGTTCCTCATGCCCCTGCTGCTGCTCATGCTGGTGCTGCTGGTGGGCTATGCCATGGCCGAGGGGCATTTCATGGAGGGCCTGCGCTTCATGTTCACCCCGGACTTCAGCAAGCTGACCGGCAACGCGGTGCTGGTGGCCATGGGCCAGGCCTTCTTCACCCTGAGCCTGGGTATGGGGGCTATCATGATCTACGGCTCCTACCTCAGTTCCCGGGCCTCCATCGCCAGGACCTCCGCCACGGTGGTGGGTGCCGACACCCTGGTGGCCATCCTGGCGGGCCTGGCCATCTTCCCCATCGTGTTCGCGGCGGGACTCGAGCCGAGCCAGGGGCCGGGGCTGATCTTCGTCAGCCTGCCGCTGGCCTTTGCCCAGATGCCCGGCGGGGTGCTGTTCGGCACGGTGTTCTTCGTGCTGCTGGTGGTGGCGGCCTGGACCTCGTCCATCTCGCTCATGGAGCCGGCGGTGACCTACCTGGTGGAGAACCGGGGCATGACCCGGGTGAGCGCGGCCACGCTGGTGGCGGTGCTGTCCTGGCTGCTGGGCGTCGGCACGGTGCTGTCCTTCAACCACTGGTCCGGCTACACCCTGTTCGACATGACCTTCTTCGGCGCGGTGGATTACCTCACCTCCAACATCCTGCTGCCCCTGGGCGGTCTGCTCATCGCCCTGTTCGTGGGCTGGCGCATGACCGAACGCTCCGTGGCCTCGGAGCTGGACGTGCAGCGGCCGGCGCTGTTCCGCACATGGTATTATCTGCTGCGTTTCGTCGCGCCCATCGGCATCCTGCTGGTGTTCCTGCGCGCCATCAACGTCATCTGATCTGCCCGTCACTATGCCTTCCATCAGCCGCAGCGCCCTGGTGCCCTACAGTCCCGCCCAGATGTACGACCTGGTGAACGACATCGAGTCCTACCCGCGCTTCCTGCCCGGCTGCCGCAGCGCCAGGGTGCATGCCCGGGACGAGGACACCATCAAGGCGAGCCTGGAACTGGCCAAGGGGGCGGTGAGCAAGTCCTTCACCACCTGCAACCGCCTGCAGAAGAACAAGATGATCGAGGTGCGCCTGGTGGAGGGGCCGTTCCGGCACCTGGAGGGCTTCTGGCGCTTCGACGCCCTGGAGAGTGGCGCCAGCCGCGTGTCCCTGGACCTGGAGTTCGAGTTCTCCAGCCGCCTGGTGGGCCTGGCCATCGGCCCGGTGTTCAACCAGATCGCCAATACCCTGGTGGATTCCTTCGTGCGCCGGGCCCGGGAAGTCTATGGCGTCCGCTGAAGCCGGTGCCCGCGAGGGCATGACCGTCGAGGTGGCCTACGCCCGGCCCGACACCCAGCTGATCCTGGAGGTCATCGTCCCCGAGGGGGCGACGGTGGAGGACGCCCTGCGCGCCTCGGGCATCGAAGCGCGTTTCCCGGAGATCGATCTGGAGTCGGCCAAGGTGGGTATCTTCGGCAAGCTCACCAAGCGCGACACGGTGCTCAAGCCCCGGGATCGGGTGGAGATCTACCGGCCGCTCATCGCCGACCCGAAGGAGGTGCGCAAGCAGCGCGCCGCGGCGGGCAAGCGCATGAAGAAGGGTGGTGGGGATATAGAGGAGACAGAGACAAGTGAATAGAGGCAAGAGACAAGAAAGATCAAAAGCTGTAACTCTCTTGTCACTTGCCTCTGCGTCTTACTTCAGTCCACTGTCCTCGATGCTGGAGACCCGGTAGGCCCCGTCGAACAGGATGGTCAGGCGGCGGCGCTGCGCCTGTCCGTCGCCGGGCTTGAGGTAGTAGACGTACTCCCAGCGCCGGTCCCCGTGGAAGGGGTCACGCAGCACCGGCTCGCCGAGCAGGAAGCGCACCTGTTCCGGGCTCATGCCCGTCTCCAGCTGGGCGATGCGTTCATCGTCCAGGTGATTGCCCTGTTGAATGTCGGGGCGGAACACGGAGAACAGCCCGGAGCCGCAACCCTGGAGCAGCAGGCTTGCAATGAGCACGAGTCCGGTGAGAATCTTTCCCATGTGAGATCGGTTATCCTTCATTGGGCCACCCGGGTTGTGTCCGGGGCGCCGGTGAGTGTGGCCGGATTGTACATCGATTCAGGGCCCGAACGGAGGACCCCTTGGAAAGCCAGGATCTGAAAAAGGCCGGATTGAAGGTGACCTTGCCCAGGATGAAGATCCTGGAATTGCTGGAAAATTCCGATGACCGGCATCTGAGTGCCGAGACCATCTATCGCCAGCTGCTGGAAGGCGGCGAGGAGATTGGCCTGGCCACCGTCTACCGGGTGCTGACCCAGTTTGAGCAGGCAGGCCTGGTGAATCGCCACCACTTCGAGGGCAACCAGGCGGTGTTCGAGCTGGAGCGGGGCCGGCATCACGACCACATCATCTGCGTGAACTGCGGCCGGGTGGACGAATTCATGGACAGCGTCATCGAGGAACGCCAGAAGGCCATCGCTGAGAAGTTCGGCTACACCATCAAGGATCACGCGCTCACCCTCTACGGGGAGTGCAACAAGCCGGATTGCCCGAATCGGGAGAAGGCGTAAAGACAATTCAATATTTAAGATTCAAGATTCAATGAAGACGCTGCGGCTGCACATTCAGCCGGCGTCGGGTGTCACCCCTTTGAACCTTGAATATTGAATCTTGAATTGTCTTTCGCCTTCTCAACCATCTCCCGCGCATGGGCCACGGTCTGCTCGGTGAGGTCCACGCCGCCCAGCATGCGAGCCACTTCCTGGATGCGGCTGTCGGCGTCCAGCACCTGGATGCGGGTGCGGGTGTCGGCCTTGCCCTTGTGCTTGCTCACCTGCAGGTGATGGTGGGCCTGGGCGGCCACCTGGGGCAGGTGAGTGACGCACAACACCTGGCGGTGCTCGCCCAGGCTGCGCAGCTGCCGGCCCACCACCTCCGCCACCGCCCCGCCGATGCCGGAATCCACTTCGTCGAAGATGAGCGTCGGGATGGGCAGGGCCTTGGCGGCAATCATCTGGATGGCCAGGCTGATGCGCGACAGTTCGCCGCCGGAGGCCACCCTGGTCAGCGCTTGCAGGGGCTGACCAGGGTTGGCGGTGACCAGGAACTCGATGCGGTCCAGGCCATGGGCGGCGGGGCGGGTCTCCGGGTCGCTGTCCACGGCCACCTGGAACTTGCCGCCCTCCATGCCCAGGCCCTGCATGGCCTCGCTCACCTGCTTGCCCAGTTTCTTCGCCGCCGCCTGCCGTGATCGGGACAGGGCCGCCGCCGCGTCCCGGTATTTCGTTTCGGCCGCCTCGGCCTTGCGGCTCAGGGCGTCCAGGTCCTCGTCGTCGCTTTCCAGCTGTGCCAGTTCCTCCAGGAGTTCGCGCGCCAGCCGGGGCAGGTCCTCGGGGGGCACCCGGTGCTTGCGCGCGAGGTCGTGGATGTCGGAGAGGCGCTGTTCCACGAAGCTCAGCCGCCCCGGGTCCAGTTCCACCCGGTCGGCGTAGTGGCGCAGGGCATCGGCCGCCTCGCGGATCTGGATCTGGGCGCTGGCGATGAGCTCCAGCGGCTCTTTCAGGGACGGGTCCAGGCGGGTGACTTCCTCCAGCAGGTGGTGCAGCTGGCCC containing:
- a CDS encoding PEP-CTERM sorting domain-containing protein, yielding MKIVNRISAVLLLVLGLLAFGSASANTVDLRYTGFVGGSTTGTLYDTNGNLIGGSGSLNVNAGLFGFNVLGSSGDVEWGGRVEAFCIETGIALNTSSTVTYNVVNAGDYFSASQLGAIQSLYGNNHTSLGSTATNVAFQLGLWEIINETTSNTSLSNGSFRSNAFGSAQGIANGWLNDLGETVEQFHMYVLTSDRSQNLLVITPKPIGVPEPGALALLGIGLLALAMGMRRRHSA
- the smpB gene encoding SsrA-binding protein SmpB; this encodes MSKQAKQAGTSTIALNKKARHEYFIEERFEAGLALEGWEVKSLRDGRVQLNESYVLIKDGEAWLFGAHISPLPTASTHIHPDPMRSRKLLLHKEELNKLIGQVERKGYTLTPLALYWKRGRAKLEIGLAKGKKEHDKRATIKDRDWQREKERALKKG
- a CDS encoding sodium-dependent transporter is translated as MRKESSIHGQWSSKLVFILAATGSAVGLGNIWRFPYIAGEHGGGAFVLVYLLCILLIGLPIMMAEILIGRRGRQSPINTMTALAREEGLSRGWGLMGWMGVVAGFLILSYYSVIAGWALSYVFRAGTGSFTGLDAQGVQAMFEGLVADPERLLAWHTVFMCMTLIVVARGVRSGLEQAVKFLMPLLLLMLVLLVGYAMAEGHFMEGLRFMFTPDFSKLTGNAVLVAMGQAFFTLSLGMGAIMIYGSYLSSRASIARTSATVVGADTLVAILAGLAIFPIVFAAGLEPSQGPGLIFVSLPLAFAQMPGGVLFGTVFFVLLVVAAWTSSISLMEPAVTYLVENRGMTRVSAATLVAVLSWLLGVGTVLSFNHWSGYTLFDMTFFGAVDYLTSNILLPLGGLLIALFVGWRMTERSVASELDVQRPALFRTWYYLLRFVAPIGILLVFLRAINVI
- a CDS encoding type II toxin-antitoxin system RatA family toxin; the encoded protein is MPSISRSALVPYSPAQMYDLVNDIESYPRFLPGCRSARVHARDEDTIKASLELAKGAVSKSFTTCNRLQKNKMIEVRLVEGPFRHLEGFWRFDALESGASRVSLDLEFEFSSRLVGLAIGPVFNQIANTLVDSFVRRAREVYGVR
- a CDS encoding RnfH family protein, which produces MASAEAGAREGMTVEVAYARPDTQLILEVIVPEGATVEDALRASGIEARFPEIDLESAKVGIFGKLTKRDTVLKPRDRVEIYRPLIADPKEVRKQRAAAGKRMKKGGGDIEETETSE
- a CDS encoding outer membrane protein assembly factor BamE, which gives rise to MGKILTGLVLIASLLLQGCGSGLFSVFRPDIQQGNHLDDERIAQLETGMSPEQVRFLLGEPVLRDPFHGDRRWEYVYYLKPGDGQAQRRRLTILFDGAYRVSSIEDSGLK
- the fur gene encoding ferric iron uptake transcriptional regulator, with the translated sequence MESQDLKKAGLKVTLPRMKILELLENSDDRHLSAETIYRQLLEGGEEIGLATVYRVLTQFEQAGLVNRHHFEGNQAVFELERGRHHDHIICVNCGRVDEFMDSVIEERQKAIAEKFGYTIKDHALTLYGECNKPDCPNREKA
- the recN gene encoding DNA repair protein RecN; translation: MITSIHIRDFAIIDELSLELGSGMSALTGETGAGKSILVDALGLALGDRADSTAVRAGAERAEISVGFDLSDDADALIWLQEQALETGHDCLLRRVVGADGKSRAWINGTPTTLQNLKTLGEMLVDIHGQHAHQSLTRREVQRRILDEFADHPKLLDEARSHFQAWREIQERLDRAAGDDEARSARRDLLRFQTGELKALELGDDEVAQLDEEHRRLAHAGRLLEVAESVHQGLYADDQSVDTQLGQLHHLLEEVTRLDPSLKEPLELIASAQIQIREAADALRHYADRVELDPGRLSFVEQRLSDIHDLARKHRVPPEDLPRLARELLEELAQLESDDEDLDALSRKAEAAETKYRDAAAALSRSRQAAAKKLGKQVSEAMQGLGMEGGKFQVAVDSDPETRPAAHGLDRIEFLVTANPGQPLQALTRVASGGELSRISLAIQMIAAKALPIPTLIFDEVDSGIGGAVAEVVGRQLRSLGEHRQVLCVTHLPQVAAQAHHHLQVSKHKGKADTRTRIQVLDADSRIQEVARMLGGVDLTEQTVAHAREMVEKAKDNSRFNIQGSKG